A genomic stretch from Salvelinus namaycush isolate Seneca chromosome 25, SaNama_1.0, whole genome shotgun sequence includes:
- the LOC120020200 gene encoding caspase-8-like produces MQPLRENKTLITEILSAEPEFILQHVQQAKIVNQREYNNLHVAGHPPETIIINLLDKVMNKGTAKCLDFVTLLQQPNITDTYPRMKEVFNNNLTAPSDPYTTSSTDTTGQAVGMSSEVCQYRMTSLPRGHCLIINNVNFNEMKERQGSDKDADVLKDVFQWLGFEVTVLLDQTAVQARKELKRFGDETHGDAFVCCVLSHGDKGVIYGTDNEPISINDLFSPFKGTNCSTLIGKPKAFFIQACRGKDTQARVQLEADTNPGHQIYIPADADFLFAMATVEDYYSFRDPTRGSWFIQTLCKQLKQGCPRGDDILTILTQVNRVVSQKDDRYKAAGEYKQAKQMPEPKYTLTKRLVFTVPTQ; encoded by the exons ATGCAGCCGTTGAGAGAGAATAAGACTTTGATTACAGAGATCCTGTCTGCGGAACCTGAGTTCATCCTTCAGCATGTGCAGCAGGCGAAGATAGTGAATCAGCGTGAATACAACAACCTACATGTCGCTGGTCATCCCCCAGAGACCATCATCATCAATCTTCTGGATAAAGTGATGAACAAAGGAACGGCAAAATGCCTTGACTTTGTGACCCTGCTGCAGCAACCAAATATCACAGATACCTACCCTAGAATGAAGGAAGTATTCAACAACAACCTCACAGCACCCAGTGACCCATACACAACCTCCAGTACAG ATACTACTGGCCAGGCGGTCGGAATGAGCAGTGAG GTCTGTCAATACCGAATGACCAGCCTGCCACGTGGTCATTGTTTAATCATCAACAATGTGAACTTTAATGAAATGAAGGAAAGACAGGGATCAGACAAAGATGCTG ATGTTCTGAAGGATGTGTTCCAGTGGCTCGGTTTTGAGGTGACTGTACTCCTAGACCAGACAGCAGTGCAGGCCCGCAAGGAATTGAAGAGGTTTGGTGACGAGACGCATGGCGACGCCTTTGTCTGCTGCGTACTGAGTCATGGTGACAAAGGAGTTATCTATGGCACAGACAACGAACCCATCTCCATCAATGACCTCTTTTCACCCTTCAAAGGCACCAACTGCTCCACCCTCATTGGCAAGCCCAAGGCCTTCTTCATCCAGGCATGTAGGGGGAAAGATACCCAAGCTAGAGTGCAGTTGGAGGCAGACACAAATCCAGGTCACCAGATCTACATTCCAGCTGATGCTGATTTCCTGTTTGCCATGGCCACTGTTGAAGACTACTACTCGTTCAGAGACCCAACCCGTGGGTCCTGGTTCATCCAGACTCTGTGCAAACAGCTCAAACAGGGCTGTCCCAG AGGTGATGACATCCTGACCATCCTAACACAGGTCAATAGAGTCGTGAGCCAGAAGGATGACCGATACAAGGCGGCCGGGGAATACAAGCAGGCCAAGCAGATGCCCGAGCCCAAGTACACGCTGACGAAGAGGCTGGTGTTCACAGTGCCGACCCAATGA